Proteins from one Procambarus clarkii isolate CNS0578487 chromosome 8, FALCON_Pclarkii_2.0, whole genome shotgun sequence genomic window:
- the LOC138361180 gene encoding uncharacterized abhydrolase domain-containing protein DDB_G0269086-like produces MLETQKLETQRLETQKLETQKLKKKMLVTQKLETQRLETQKLETQKLKTQKLKTQKLETQKLETQKLETKKLETKKLETQKLETQKSLKHKLKTQKLETQKLETKKLETQKLETQKLKTQKLETQKLETQKLETQKLETQKIETQKLETQKLETQKFETQKLKTQKLETQKLEMPRLEIQKLKTQKLKAQKLKTQKLEIQKLETQKLETQKLKTKKLETQKVETKKRKTQKLKTQKLKTKKLETQKLSIFGYPENLSKLMLLRLEDTEA; encoded by the exons ATGCTTGAGACACAGAAGCTTGAGACACAGAGGCTTGAGACACAGAAGCTTGAGACACAGAAGCTTAAGAAAAAAATGCTTGTGACACAGAAGCTTGAGACACAGAGGCTTGAGACACAGAAGCTTGAGACACAGAAGCTTAAGACACAGAAGCTTAAGACACAGAAGCTTGAGACACAGAAGCTTGAGACACAGAAGCTTGAGACAAAGAAGCTTGAGACAAAGAAGCTTGAGACACAGAAGCTTGAGACACAGAA AAGCTTGAAACACAAGCTTAAGACACAGAAGCTTGAGACACAGAAGCTTGAGACAAAGAAGCTTGAGACACAGAAGCTTGAGACACAGAAGCTTAAGACACAGAAGCTTGAGACACAGAAGCTTGAAACACAGAAGCTTGAGACACAGAAGCTTGAGACCCAGAAGATTGAGACACAGAAGCTTGAGACACAGAAGCTTGAGACACAGAAGTTTGAGACACAGAAGCTTAAGACACAGAAGCTTGAGACACAGAAGCTTGAGATGCCGAGGCTTGAGATACAGAAACTTAAGACACAGAAGCTTAAGGCACAGAAGCTTAAGACACAGAAGCTTGAGATACAGAAGCTTGAGACACAGAAGCTTGAGACACAAAAGCTTAAGACAAAGAAGCTTGAGACACAGAAGGTTGAGACAAAGAAACGTAAGACACAGAAGCTCAAGACACAGAAGCTTAAGACAAAGAAGCTTGAGACACAGAAGctgtcaatcttcggctatccagagaatctatcgaaactgatgctcctacgtcTTGAAGACACAGAAGCTTGA